In Alosa alosa isolate M-15738 ecotype Scorff River chromosome 10, AALO_Geno_1.1, whole genome shotgun sequence, the genomic stretch AGTGGAGGACCAAGATGTGCGTTAAAATTGGATGAAATACATACgattaataaaataatcctgAATAACTGTAAGAACATGTATTTTACTGCTACAAATGGTCGTGGCTAATAGTTATTTGCAACTTCTGAAGCTTGTGAACATATTAGTAACACAGCTACTAATGACAGTGTTCGGTTTATTGTTGTCATTAATTAATACACGTCTTAATACATTATGTTGTCAATAAATTACCTTCATCGGTAAGTTTTGGCCACTGCCTGACATCATCTACCCAATGTTCCCTTTCACCTGACATTTTTTCATGAGCAGGATCTCCTATTTGATATTCTCTGATGCTTTCATTGAAAAGCCATTAGAAGGCACCGGCAAGTgtcacactatcacacacaggcacgcagtTATGGCGGCAGGCAACATTGCGGCGCCCATAAAGTTTGCGGCGGATTGGTGTATAGCATTGTATGTTAAAGTAAAGCATTgcatagaggcaagtaaacctaatgaaaaacggcactaacgataatcatttcagaggtttttcgatggattgaccgtaggtcggaaaagtggaaagaagattagcttcaaggctataacttttttgttttgttttagcatgactgttgaagatgatcatgtgtggtagcttcaacattaataCGACTTGGTATCACTTGTGagggatgatattaataataatagcctacataaataaatgtttaactttgatgactttgaaggctaaggaagtgtgagaagaatttctgtgtatctatcatatgagttagaagattcagttcgatggctaacgtcacgaagttaagtgtgagtctgcgcagtactggggggaccaactgaactgaattttcgttatgcattatttgtattggttgtttaaaaatgcaaaaaaaatcagattaatCGATcaataaagtgctagattaatcgattacaaaaagaatcgatagctgcagccctagttATATCTCAGCAAGATTTTCTCGTATCAAGACTAAACTTACTACATGTAcacaattaggaggaggctcaagtctctggtgcattttgaccactgtgtggccctataatcacaggaagtaggctcatatctcagcaatgcttacacatattaaaaccaaacttggtacatggacttgagaccccatcctgaggacgcacaataaattaGGAGTTTTTTGACCACTATGAGCGCTATTTTTATTAACACTTTCACCTATtcaaaccaaacttggtatgtggacttaaGAGCACatcttgaggacacacaataaattcggtGACCTTCGAATCCAGtcaagtccagtccaatccaacaCTCTtaccacaatcttacatatggttcttTTAGCACATAATTTTCAGggtcccgccggcgggacggttacccacctccccccaacattctaaatctatgtagcatagtaatgttatacacaatttcaaagctttgaaaaaaaaaatcatgtacaatctgtataatgctttacattctcagattattcttattatgtctcaattaaatttgatccaaaatgcccccctccgcttttggtgctaccctgacttctggctgcagtgtagctgcagcacaataagtagatgcaacatattgggtactgaaatatttacaagaatccatagaaattgaatcttcatgttgtgttatccaatattagttagtacagatgtatagtctatcttcTATACACACTGATTGAACCAACAacgtaaatgcaaaaatatagagacttttttgtaattattccatattttgtgtagtcagtctatcagaacacctgacatacaatctaaatagttcacaagaaacctcaaagtgttacctttcatttgagaccaggattatgcttctacacaaaggggttcatttgcagtaagcatttgattgtcagtatgcactttggataacaaaaagtcctatggggagtttccataggcattttaacGCAtaagcataccttggcaaataatagtctaaagcactcatattttcattctatattgatctacttttgcacacaacttcacaagaccttgttctagggctcagttgtgtttctaagtgatatcaagtgaccgagagggctgaaatgtggtcagttcagagatgcttgtaatccggcagaaagaaaaaaatatattctagccttgggggcagccgtggcctactggttagcacttcggacctgtaaccggagggttgccggttctgaaccccaaccagtaggcatggctgaagtgcccttgagcaaggcacctaacccctcactgctccccgagcgccgctgttgatgcaggcagctcactgccccgggattagtgtgtgctttacctcactgtgtgtacactgtgtgctgtgtgtgtttcactaattcacggattgggataaatgcagagaccaaatttccctcacgggatcaaaagagtatatatacttatacttatacttactgaTACTATAACTCTttgtgagtacatcacacatttattttgactgtttcctacgaaaactagaggttttcagctttctatagaggtccaacatttgatggtaggccccaaaagaggtgggaacaatgcccttgtaaataggcatagtgcaatttcaggcaaaaacttgaaatttgaATTGAGATTTAAAGAGTTAAGTGGAGTAGAgttactaggcctactctgtatgtcgctgcttgttgacatcttattatcatgtatGATTGCTAAacttttattctttttaatgtcgcaatcgGTTAACTCCATTCAACAGCGCTTGTGGTTCAGTTTTGGGAATTGTGgccaatcaatcaaccaatcagttggTGCATCTCTAGTAGTTTTATTGTCATTACCCCACATTTGACCTACTCTTCCATCTGCTTTGCTCCCCAGAATGAAGATGGCAAGAGTTCAATGTCTCTGGAAAAGGCTCATGGTCTGCTCTGTGACCCTCCTCTGCTGTATATTGCTCAGGATGTACTACCACCAGCGTTACCCGTGGATGTGGTCTAACTTACCGCATAGTGCCATTCCCTCACATCCAATGGCCCCCTACATTGTCCAAGAGAACGTTAAGTGCTCTGCCAATGATAGCACGGAGGTCATTCCATCACACCTTCCCCAGTCATACCAGGAATTCCTGCGCCACAGGCATTGCCGGGCATTCCCAATCCTACAGGCCCCTTCACCTTGCGAGGATGACCTCTATCTCCTGTTGGCCATCAAGTCCACAGCTGCACAAGTAGAGCGCCGTTCAGCACTGCGGGACACCTGGGGTCGTGCAGGACGAATCCAGGGTCGACGGATTAAGCTAGTCTTTCTAATGGGCCGCTCACATGACAAGGTGCAGGGTCACGACCTCCAGCCATTACTTGAGTGGGAGAACCGCTGCTATAGTGACATCTTGCAGTGGGACTTTGTGGACAGCTTCTTGAATCTGACACGGAAGGAGGTAGGATTTCTCAGCTGGTTCTCCCGTGCATGCAGCAGTGCACAGTTTGTGTTCAAGGGCGATGATGATGTGTTTGTGAACACAGAGAATCTGGTGGAGTTCCTGAGAGCCCACAAACCCACAAACCACATGCTTACTGGTCACATCCATGGTGGCTCCGTCCCTTGGCGAGATGAGGGCACAAAGTATTTTGTCCCTGTCGAGATGTACCCAGACAGGAAGCCCTATCCACCCTTTCCAAGTGGAGGTGGGTATATAATGTCACGGCAGACTGTGTTGGGCCTGGATGTGATGGCCCAGAAAGTGAAGCTGTTTCCCCTCGATGACGTATTTGTGGGCTTGTGCCTGAGGGAAATGGGCTTGAACCCCACATTTCACAGTGGTTTTCTGACATTTGGTTTCAGCGCTGGCCACCAGCGCTTAGGCCCCTGTGTTTATCAAGAAATCATGGTGGTGCACAAGCTGAATCCAGTAGAGATGCGGGTCATTTGGTTGCTGATGCAAGACACTCTGCCCTGTGCATAAGAAAAAAGTATGTTCAGAAAGGCGAACGTTCAGAAAGCGTACCACCACTTTATACGGCTAGATGTCAAAGAAATCTGCAAAATTGTGCAAAATGTGCAGATTGGCGTCTATTGTCAGAATGTGCAAATTAGCATTTGTCAGCGTTAATCTCATGTTCACTTAAAGTAACTATCCATAGAATAAGCAAGTATACACAAATAACATATCCCAAATCACCAAGCAGTATGTATACATAGGCTAGATGTCAAAACAACAGTCTGTGCAAAATTTTGCAAATTGGCGCCTATCATCACATTGTGCAAATTAGCGTCTATTGTCAGGACTCATCTCATGTTCACTTATAGTACATATCCATAAAATTGTGCAAACTGCAGGTAAGTGCAACATAAATCAGGATACCACACCTACTCTGAtggtgttttgaacaatatgctacgggatatgcccattaaaaaatcatattagtttattaagaaaaagacaccgtagatgtgaaagTATCATATCCTAGCCCGGTATAAAGGTCCATGTCTTCTCACTGTCACTATAATGCATAAGGAGGATGTGATTTCATGTATGACTGGTCGAAGAGAAAACATGAGGTAAGGGTAACTGATTGTCAGGCATATTATAAATGTGATCCCATGTTACGACATGAGAAGTTAAGAAGTAGGCTGTATCTTGATCGGCGAAACTTataatttctttttctgtcggtccgatatagcctaccattcaatttgccttattcacccggcggccagaaggctacagggtacacttgccattacaccataagtccagcagatggtggaaGTAATGCattccgtttgcaaactgccaaaaaaaactcactgaagaagaagaataacaggccagcgaacccttcttttttcggtgattttttttttggcagtttgcaaaccaGTTTGGCAGTGCATTAcctccaccatctgctggactgaggtgtaatggcaagtgtaccctgtagcctcgttctggccgccgggtgaataaggtgaattgtgccgcaaattaataGATAGAATCACGGCAGGGCACGcccctaatgaaaataaatgaatggaaAACAGACCCTCGCTTCTCAGGGTTGCGACTGCCTGAATAAACGCCGATGCCGACTCTGACTGACAACGCCACGGGACACACCGAGTCACCGACCTCGCCCGACTGTCCATCGATGTCCGACGGCCGATAATTGGGTTGGTGTGTCCGGGCCCTAGGCCTATCTGGCCATAATATCTGGTTCAATCTGAGAAATGCATAAGCATCTTAAAAGAAAACCTGAGCATTAACGTACATTAGGATAGCAGTAATATGAGTAGACAAATTAAGATTTTAATTTTTTGCTAATTATCTCCCATGATTCCACATTTACTGTAAATGTGTCATACTATTATGAGGGTTTATGATGAGACAGATGCATAATTCAGGATTTTGTTTGGACAACTCTCTAGAAAACAATAAAGCATTGCAAATTTGTGAAAACCGCTCAGGCTTGTCTTTGAATTTGATTTGACACAACTGTCTCTCCAAATGAAccattacattatatttaaatgtcactagtttcatacatttttttatatatcaAGTGGGTCATACCATTTTATGATCCACTTTCATCCACTTTCACCACATGTCATTCAAAGTGGTGAAATTACTACACTGTTGTACACACATTGCTCTCTCCCAGTGTTGTCCTTCCAGGATGTTCTTTGTCATTTGACATATTATCTTGCAGTGCATTGTCTTGCCAGCAGAGTGGACCGCATTGTTACTTTCGTCATCTTACACTCATAGAACTTACTCTGCCACTCCAAGCACATTAcatgcattttcaaaatgtgaTGGAAAACCTTTGCTCTTTCCCTAATGATTTTGTCTAATGAAGTGAAACACAGGACTGGCAATTTCTTAAATATAAAatgatgtgaatacattttttttttgcacaaaagttCAAATTGTGTCTCTAGCCAAACCTGTACAGTGTCTGGTGTAGTGATGGCTAGTGCAGTAGTAGACTTGATGATGACTATGAGTATAACTGGACTATAATCAGTTATGTCAGAGTCCCAGAAATCCGTGTCACAGAAATCAAAATCCTTTTTTGAAATGCTCTGCATAGTGACACGCCAGGCTGCCCAAGTGTAACCGTCGGCCCGTACAGACGGATGAGAGATCTGGTTGAACAGAAGGTTAACAGGAGCGCAGAGAAAGTGAACAATTTACAACCACCTGTCAGAATCAAAGCTCAGGCCTCCGAAAGGGTCAAATAAACGCCACTCGCGTCCATTGACCTGCTGGAAAGGGTTCTCTGGGGTCTCGGTAACTTAACTGTGATGGAAGCACGtcatgctttaaaaaaaaagagctcGAGTTTGTTTCTACCAAACCTGTGGGATCCCTGCTTTTACAATAGTGTCCTGTGTTACCATGATGCTTTCATTAGTGTCTCACAATGTCCACATTCCACTCATGGCTATGGAGGAAAGACATCTACAGTATGAAGGTGTTTGAAGTCTGGCTCTCAACAGATTTGTCTcatgcaaaaacaaactcacactcaGAACGTTTCCATGGAATTAGATGTTGGTCTCATTGTATTGTTTAAGCTTCTAGAACTTTCCCTCATGTATTCTAAAGTCACTTCGAAAATGTGCTTATTGCACACTGCATGCTCGCCTAATTTCTCAGAATCTTGAATTCCAGCCCACTTTGGCTTACACTTTGCTGACACATGAGTCCACAAAGAAGGCactaggtctctctctctctagggctgtctctctctctctctctctctttctctagggctgtctctctctctctctctttctctctttctctctcatctctctctctccctctctctctctctctctctctttctctagcaTACCTTTGCAGATCAGCATCTGCCTGTGTataaggaaggaaggaagtgtTGGTCTGTCCACCTTTGTCAAGTGCCATGGCAGCATTTCAGTGGCACAGCATTTGAGACTTTACTTCTGAGACTAATTTTCCTCAGAAAAAAGTTTGACATCTGCTCATTCAAACGAATGGCTTTACTCAGAGGTTGAAGACACATGCTTCGTATTGAGTGTATTTCTTCAGAGCCCTGCTTAGAGAATCTGAATGATCTTCACTTTGATgaacaaataaacatattttgtCAACATAAGTAAGTCTATCTAAGGGACTGTACGATATTTACCCGGTGTCGTCAGGGGGAGAGTGCCTAAGAGAATTTTTTAAGCCTTAGGGGAAGGCCCAGGAGAAAATTTTTGTCCTGGGGGGAGGGCCGAGGAAAATTGTCTTTTCCTGATCcatgatattttttttccctgataAATGAAACGTTTTCgatattttaaaag encodes the following:
- the LOC125302413 gene encoding N-acetyllactosaminide beta-1,3-N-acetylglucosaminyltransferase 4-like — protein: MKMARVQCLWKRLMVCSVTLLCCILLRMYYHQRYPWMWSNLPHSAIPSHPMAPYIVQENVKCSANDSTEVIPSHLPQSYQEFLRHRHCRAFPILQAPSPCEDDLYLLLAIKSTAAQVERRSALRDTWGRAGRIQGRRIKLVFLMGRSHDKVQGHDLQPLLEWENRCYSDILQWDFVDSFLNLTRKEVGFLSWFSRACSSAQFVFKGDDDVFVNTENLVEFLRAHKPTNHMLTGHIHGGSVPWRDEGTKYFVPVEMYPDRKPYPPFPSGGGYIMSRQTVLGLDVMAQKVKLFPLDDVFVGLCLREMGLNPTFHSGFLTFGFSAGHQRLGPCVYQEIMVVHKLNPVEMRVIWLLMQDTLPCA